One window of uncultured Methanoregula sp. genomic DNA carries:
- a CDS encoding molybdopterin dinucleotide binding domain-containing protein has product MAEKKITLNMITCRTIQQGVGMEAGKTTQKYFDACTIMHMHPEDMKKLGVWKNTNVKVTSSVGSVIVKAVETREDLVPGLAHIPMGPWANRIVPAYTFSTGEPCFKGFPVDVEIAANERIMGAVEVLQDACGLIRK; this is encoded by the coding sequence ATGGCAGAGAAGAAAATTACCCTCAACATGATCACGTGCCGGACTATCCAGCAGGGCGTCGGCATGGAGGCAGGCAAGACTACCCAGAAGTACTTCGACGCCTGCACAATAATGCATATGCACCCCGAAGACATGAAGAAACTCGGGGTATGGAAGAACACCAATGTCAAGGTCACGAGCTCGGTTGGCAGCGTTATTGTAAAAGCTGTCGAGACCCGCGAGGACCTTGTCCCGGGCCTTGCTCACATCCCAATGGGACCCTGGGCAAACCGGATTGTCCCAGCCTACACATTCTCAACCGGAGAACCGTGTTTCAAGGGATTCCCGGTCGATGTCGAGATCGCCGCCAATGAACGCATTATGGGTGCTGTTGAAGTATTGCAGGATGCCTGCGGCCTCATAAGGAAGTGA
- a CDS encoding formylmethanofuran dehydrogenase subunit B codes for MPKEVTDVICPFCGTLCDDLIVTVSDDNKTILGVKNACAIGAEKFNHQRLPGRVKRPRMRQADGSYKEITYDEAIDWTANMLVKSRKTLMYGWASTSCQAMSIGHEIAEKVGGIVDNCATVCHGSSLIAIEDVGVPSCTLGEVKNRADRVIFWGCNPAHAHPRHMSRYSIFPRGFFTVKGHKGRKIYCVDCRYTDTAKCADEFIQIQQGYDYELLNAFRTAARGEALPDTVGGVPKEKIIEIVEDLKSARFGIIFFGMGLTHSMGRNHNIDIAINLTRDMNDFTKFAIMAMRGHWNVTGSGQVLGWQYGFPYAVDLSRRDQARHQTGETTSVDLLNRNEVEACFYIATDPGAHFPVDAMISSSKKPTVTVDPHINCTTEISDIHIPVAMVGVEVGGCAYRMDNVPIETRKVVDPPEGVLTDEELLTKINHRVDELLKGGA; via the coding sequence ATGCCAAAAGAAGTAACTGATGTTATCTGCCCGTTCTGCGGTACCCTGTGCGATGATCTCATTGTCACCGTGTCCGATGACAACAAGACGATCCTTGGAGTCAAGAACGCCTGCGCCATCGGCGCCGAGAAGTTCAACCACCAGCGGCTCCCCGGCCGGGTCAAGCGCCCACGGATGAGACAGGCTGACGGCTCCTACAAGGAGATCACCTATGATGAGGCCATCGACTGGACTGCAAATATGCTTGTCAAGTCGAGAAAGACTCTGATGTACGGATGGGCATCCACCAGCTGCCAGGCCATGAGCATCGGCCACGAGATCGCCGAGAAAGTCGGCGGTATTGTCGACAACTGTGCAACGGTCTGTCACGGCTCGTCCCTGATCGCCATCGAGGATGTCGGTGTTCCGAGCTGCACACTTGGTGAAGTCAAGAACCGTGCCGACCGTGTCATTTTCTGGGGATGCAATCCGGCTCACGCCCACCCCCGTCACATGTCCCGGTACTCCATCTTCCCCCGTGGTTTCTTCACGGTAAAGGGCCACAAGGGCCGGAAGATCTACTGCGTTGACTGCCGGTACACGGACACTGCCAAGTGCGCCGATGAATTCATCCAGATCCAGCAGGGCTACGATTACGAACTTTTAAATGCCTTCAGGACCGCAGCCCGCGGAGAGGCACTCCCGGACACCGTTGGCGGCGTCCCGAAAGAGAAGATCATTGAGATCGTTGAAGATTTGAAATCAGCCCGCTTCGGTATCATCTTCTTCGGCATGGGCCTTACCCACAGCATGGGCAGGAACCACAACATCGATATCGCCATCAACCTGACCCGCGACATGAACGACTTCACGAAATTCGCGATCATGGCAATGCGGGGTCACTGGAACGTTACCGGTTCCGGCCAGGTGCTCGGCTGGCAGTACGGCTTCCCGTACGCAGTCGATCTCTCGCGGAGAGACCAGGCCCGCCACCAGACCGGAGAGACGACCTCCGTCGACCTCCTCAACCGTAACGAAGTCGAAGCCTGCTTCTACATCGCCACCGATCCTGGTGCGCACTTCCCGGTTGACGCAATGATCAGCAGTTCGAAGAAACCAACTGTCACGGTCGATCCGCACATCAACTGCACCACCGAGATCTCGGATATCCACATCCCGGTCGCAATGGTTGGCGTCGAAGTCGGCGGCTGCGCCTATCGTATGGACAACGTCCCGATCGAGACCAGGAAAGTCGTTGATCCACCGGAGGGTGTGCTCACGGACGAGGAACTCTTAACCAAGATCAACCACCGTGTAGACGAACTCCTCAAGGGAGGTGCGTAA
- a CDS encoding formylmethanofuran dehydrogenase subunit A, with protein sequence MSEYIIKNGHVFDPVQGIKGDKKDIAVKDGKIVDKVGSGAKVIDAKDKTVMAGALEVHAHVAGPKVNAGRWYRPEDKHFDSHKKAGITRIEGGKSIPTVFKTGYEYARLGFTFAMEAAMPPLYARHVHEEIHDTPIIDEAALPVFGNNWFILEYLKNHEVENTAAYIAWILRQTKGYGVKCVNPGGTEAWAWGLNCLTIHDPVPYFEITPAEIIKGLIEANEYLGLPHSMHLHQNDLGNPGNYKTTIDSLKLAEGIKAKNNFGREQVLHSTHLQFHAYKGTNWGDFESGAKEVMDYVNKQKNLTIDTGQVTLDETTTMTADGPFEHHLHGLNHLKWFNVDVELETAAGIVPFIYDPNNAVFASQWAVGLEIALYAKDPMRCFITTDHPNAGPFTRYPRVYSWLMSKKVRDERLHSFKKADKVISATNLAGMDREITLYELAAMTRAGPAKCLGLSKDYGGLAPGMNADIAIYNINPDKFPSTGPEIEKAFANVAYLFKDGKICVEEGKVVDMGHKKTFWVDAKVNANKQVMHDIREKFLRYYSVNENNYPVPESYAPHQHIISVDATQA encoded by the coding sequence ATGTCTGAATATATCATCAAGAATGGCCACGTCTTTGACCCGGTCCAGGGAATCAAAGGCGACAAGAAGGATATTGCTGTCAAGGACGGCAAGATCGTCGACAAGGTCGGATCCGGTGCAAAGGTCATCGATGCCAAGGACAAGACCGTAATGGCAGGCGCCCTCGAGGTCCACGCCCACGTGGCAGGCCCAAAGGTCAACGCAGGCCGCTGGTACCGCCCTGAGGACAAACATTTCGACTCCCATAAGAAGGCTGGCATCACCAGGATCGAGGGCGGCAAGTCAATCCCGACCGTCTTTAAGACCGGCTACGAGTATGCCCGTCTGGGGTTCACGTTCGCAATGGAAGCTGCGATGCCCCCGCTGTATGCCCGGCATGTCCACGAAGAGATCCACGACACCCCCATCATTGATGAAGCCGCACTCCCTGTCTTCGGCAACAACTGGTTCATTCTCGAGTATCTCAAGAACCATGAGGTCGAGAACACCGCTGCCTACATCGCCTGGATCCTCCGCCAGACAAAGGGTTATGGTGTCAAGTGCGTCAACCCCGGTGGCACCGAAGCCTGGGCATGGGGACTGAACTGTCTCACCATCCATGACCCGGTCCCATACTTCGAGATCACACCAGCAGAGATCATCAAGGGCCTGATCGAGGCAAATGAGTACCTCGGCCTCCCGCACTCGATGCACCTCCACCAGAACGATCTCGGCAACCCCGGCAACTACAAGACCACGATCGACTCCCTGAAGCTTGCAGAAGGTATCAAGGCCAAGAACAACTTCGGCCGCGAGCAGGTCCTGCACTCCACCCACCTCCAGTTCCATGCCTACAAGGGCACCAACTGGGGCGACTTTGAGTCCGGTGCAAAGGAAGTTATGGACTACGTCAACAAGCAGAAGAACCTTACCATCGACACCGGGCAGGTCACGCTGGATGAGACCACTACGATGACTGCAGACGGTCCGTTCGAGCACCACCTCCACGGCCTCAACCACCTGAAATGGTTCAACGTGGATGTCGAACTTGAAACGGCAGCGGGCATTGTACCCTTCATCTATGATCCGAACAATGCAGTCTTCGCCAGCCAGTGGGCAGTCGGCCTTGAAATTGCTCTCTATGCAAAGGACCCGATGCGCTGCTTCATAACCACCGACCACCCGAACGCAGGACCATTCACCCGGTACCCGCGGGTCTACTCGTGGCTCATGTCCAAGAAGGTCCGTGATGAACGCCTCCACTCCTTCAAGAAAGCCGACAAGGTCATCAGTGCAACGAACCTGGCCGGCATGGACCGCGAGATCACGCTCTACGAACTGGCAGCCATGACCCGCGCCGGCCCGGCAAAATGCCTTGGCCTTTCAAAGGACTACGGTGGCCTCGCGCCCGGCATGAACGCCGATATCGCCATCTACAACATCAACCCGGACAAGTTCCCGTCAACCGGCCCTGAGATCGAGAAGGCATTCGCCAATGTTGCCTACCTCTTCAAGGACGGAAAGATCTGCGTCGAGGAAGGCAAGGTCGTGGACATGGGCCACAAGAAGACCTTCTGGGTGGATGCGAAAGTCAATGCGAACAAACAGGTCATGCATGACATCAGGGAGAAGTTCCTCCGCTACTACAGCGTGAACGAGAACAATTACCCGGTTCCCGAGAGTTATGCACCGCACCAGCACATCATCAGCGTGGATGCAACCCAAGCGTAG
- a CDS encoding formylmethanofuran dehydrogenase subunit C, protein MNTVTLTVKKVPELFLECEKVNPDAFAGMNAAQIAKLPAYQGKEISTLGEYFTVAGEAGATAADTKIVINGDCSKMKYIGAKMSAGEMVVNSACDMYTGSWMTGGKLYVKGDVHSFCGLAMAGGEFIIDGNAGNYLGAAYRGDWRGMSGGVLRVKGNAGSDVASFMTGGEMIIEGNVDIHIGTHMEGGKIIVKGNANRRVGGQLVKGEIYVFGSINVMMPGFRPVNEVDLDVDGTKAKFVEFIGDLGERHPKRKGETVYGKLYMKK, encoded by the coding sequence ATGAACACGGTTACACTCACAGTAAAAAAGGTACCGGAACTCTTCCTTGAGTGCGAGAAGGTTAACCCCGATGCATTTGCCGGCATGAACGCCGCCCAGATAGCAAAACTTCCCGCATACCAGGGCAAGGAGATCTCCACACTCGGCGAATATTTCACCGTTGCGGGAGAAGCAGGCGCAACCGCTGCTGATACAAAAATTGTCATCAATGGCGACTGCTCGAAGATGAAGTATATCGGCGCCAAGATGAGCGCCGGCGAGATGGTTGTCAACTCGGCCTGCGATATGTACACCGGCAGCTGGATGACCGGTGGCAAGCTCTACGTCAAAGGCGATGTCCACTCGTTTTGCGGCCTTGCAATGGCAGGCGGCGAGTTCATCATCGATGGCAATGCAGGCAACTACCTCGGCGCTGCCTACCGTGGCGACTGGAGAGGTATGAGCGGCGGCGTCCTCCGCGTGAAGGGCAATGCAGGCTCCGATGTCGCAAGTTTCATGACCGGCGGTGAAATGATCATCGAAGGCAATGTCGATATCCACATCGGTACCCACATGGAAGGCGGCAAGATCATCGTCAAGGGCAACGCGAACCGCCGGGTCGGCGGCCAGCTTGTCAAGGGAGAGATCTACGTCTTTGGCTCGATCAACGTCATGATGCCCGGCTTCAGGCCGGTCAATGAAGTTGATCTTGATGTCGATGGTACCAAGGCAAAATTCGTCGAATTCATCGGTGACCTTGGCGAGCGCCACCCAAAGCGAAAAGGCGAGACCGTCTACGGCAAGCTCTATATGAAAAAATAA
- a CDS encoding class I SAM-dependent methyltransferase translates to MKPALAVFDRFASDYDRWFDTHKEIYKDQLAALRPYTILNGRALEIGVGSGRFAAPLGIRYGLDPSRQLLAMARQREIEAIQGTGESLPYRSGIFGFVLMMTVICFMDDIDQPFQEACRVLRYGGTVVIGFIEKDGEIARQERERISPGRFLQFAKFRYAEEVRDSLSRAGFTDCTVRNNLHGLTLITAQKE, encoded by the coding sequence ATGAAACCGGCGTTAGCCGTTTTCGATCGGTTTGCATCCGATTACGATCGCTGGTTCGATACCCACAAAGAGATCTACAAGGATCAACTGGCTGCCCTCCGCCCTTACACGATTCTTAATGGGCGGGCGCTCGAGATTGGTGTCGGCTCCGGCCGGTTCGCCGCGCCGCTTGGCATCCGGTACGGTCTCGACCCGTCCCGACAGCTTCTCGCTATGGCCCGTCAGCGGGAGATTGAAGCAATTCAGGGAACAGGAGAATCCCTTCCGTATCGATCCGGCATATTTGGTTTCGTGCTGATGATGACGGTTATCTGTTTCATGGACGATATCGACCAACCGTTTCAGGAAGCTTGTCGGGTACTTCGTTATGGGGGAACTGTTGTTATCGGGTTTATTGAGAAGGATGGTGAGATTGCCCGGCAGGAGAGGGAGCGAATTTCACCCGGACGGTTCCTGCAATTCGCGAAGTTCCGGTACGCAGAGGAAGTCAGAGACTCGCTCTCCCGGGCGGGATTTACCGATTGTACTGTCAGGAACAACCTGCACGGTCTTACGCTTATAACCGCACAAAAAGAGTAA
- a CDS encoding aminotransferase class V-fold PLP-dependent enzyme, producing MNSMADLRETVGPPLIYLNNAATSWPKPPGVLAEVARCLETPFFEPGRSTTGSATDYPAEAREALAGFFQAEKPDHFVFTQNATDSLNLLIHGFVKNHNTPFHAVTTELEHNSVLRPLSVLEQEGRLSLTTVPFHDARISITAIKNAILPETRLVVMTHGSNVLGSVQDIRSIAEYLAANNIFFIVDGAQTGGLIPVNLSEIPAGAFVFTGHKALFGLPGIGGFYLRDPEVIAPTRQGGTGTDSRSFAHPLEMPQKFEAGTPNYPGIASLLAGIRYIEQEGLEAIGKKNRELIDLFTGELKRDPGITLYTPAPDLPVVSFNIRNLNNDEAGYILARAYRVITRTGLHCSPLVHERIDGGNGCVRASFSHLNTWEECLLAAEAVREVAEHSDR from the coding sequence ATGAATTCCATGGCAGATCTTCGGGAAACCGTGGGACCTCCGCTCATCTATCTCAATAATGCTGCAACCTCGTGGCCAAAACCCCCCGGTGTTCTGGCTGAAGTGGCCCGGTGCCTGGAGACCCCTTTCTTCGAGCCCGGGCGGTCCACGACCGGCAGTGCCACCGATTATCCCGCAGAAGCCCGGGAAGCCCTGGCCGGGTTTTTCCAGGCAGAGAAACCGGATCATTTCGTCTTCACCCAGAATGCAACGGATTCGCTCAACCTGCTCATTCATGGGTTTGTGAAAAACCACAACACTCCCTTCCATGCTGTCACTACGGAACTGGAGCACAACTCTGTTCTCCGCCCGCTCTCTGTGCTTGAACAGGAAGGCCGGCTCTCGCTCACAACGGTTCCGTTCCACGATGCCCGGATCTCCATCACGGCGATCAAAAACGCCATCCTCCCCGAGACCCGGCTGGTTGTGATGACCCATGGGAGCAATGTGCTCGGTTCGGTGCAGGATATCCGGTCCATTGCGGAATACCTTGCAGCTAACAACATTTTTTTCATTGTTGATGGGGCTCAGACCGGAGGGCTCATCCCGGTAAACCTGTCCGAGATTCCCGCAGGTGCTTTTGTCTTCACTGGTCACAAGGCCCTTTTTGGCCTTCCCGGCATTGGCGGATTTTACCTTCGTGACCCGGAGGTCATTGCCCCCACCCGGCAGGGAGGTACCGGAACTGATTCCCGGTCGTTCGCACATCCATTGGAAATGCCGCAAAAGTTCGAGGCCGGGACGCCGAACTATCCCGGCATCGCCTCGCTCCTTGCCGGCATCCGGTATATAGAACAGGAAGGACTCGAAGCGATCGGGAAGAAGAACCGGGAACTCATCGATCTCTTCACCGGGGAACTCAAGCGGGATCCGGGGATCACGCTTTACACTCCAGCTCCCGATCTCCCGGTGGTTTCCTTCAACATCCGGAATCTCAACAACGACGAGGCCGGCTATATCCTTGCCAGGGCGTACCGCGTCATCACCCGGACCGGCCTCCACTGCTCCCCGCTCGTCCATGAACGGATCGATGGCGGGAACGGCTGCGTGAGGGCGAGCTTTTCCCATCTCAATACCTGGGAAGAATGCCTGCTGGCAGCAGAGGCGGTGCGGGAGGTGGCAGAACATTCGGATCGTTAA
- a CDS encoding rubredoxin, whose amino-acid sequence MDKYVCMMCGHIYDPAVGESKAFTTILCNSKKMEDYQCKIMSADPIKAGTDFAAIPADWKCPTCGHPKSYYRKQVPDTLTAMRTISY is encoded by the coding sequence ATGGACAAATACGTGTGCATGATGTGCGGTCATATCTATGACCCGGCGGTCGGAGAATCAAAGGCATTCACCACGATCCTGTGCAATTCGAAAAAGATGGAGGATTACCAGTGCAAAATTATGTCGGCAGACCCGATCAAGGCCGGCACTGACTTCGCCGCCATTCCGGCAGACTGGAAATGCCCCACCTGCGGTCACCCCAAGTCGTATTACCGCAAACAGGTTCCGGACACACTTACCGCAATGCGGACGATCAGCTACTGA
- a CDS encoding 4Fe-4S binding protein yields MARRVTINQDLFTKGGIITERNPDFCIVRLRMPAGMITPAQIKEVGEIASRYGVEKIHLTTRQTMEFPHVDPSKLDGLLAELEANGTSLGAEREEVVNITSCLGTRHCKFGIIDSVGLAEEIDKKFFGKELPVKVRIAISSCPNGCESERLNEIGITGIQRPIRDPGLCTGCGTCVHYCREKAIEVEDGVIVLQTSKCMECGFCIMPCPFHLISGTPPEYRITVGGHRGRHPKIGRHLIDVKLQEDVLRVVDKIIYWIYRQASTGSMLPEQLDELEFDEFKKEITKMVQG; encoded by the coding sequence ATGGCACGCCGTGTAACGATAAACCAGGATCTCTTCACCAAGGGCGGTATCATTACCGAACGCAACCCGGACTTCTGTATTGTCCGGCTCCGGATGCCTGCCGGTATGATCACACCTGCCCAGATAAAGGAGGTAGGGGAGATTGCATCGCGGTACGGGGTTGAGAAGATTCATCTCACCACCCGCCAGACCATGGAGTTCCCGCACGTGGACCCATCGAAGCTCGATGGCCTTCTCGCTGAGCTGGAAGCGAACGGTACTTCGCTCGGGGCCGAGCGCGAAGAGGTCGTGAATATCACCTCCTGCCTTGGGACCCGGCATTGCAAGTTCGGGATCATCGATTCCGTTGGACTGGCCGAGGAGATCGATAAAAAGTTCTTCGGCAAGGAGCTGCCGGTCAAGGTCCGGATCGCCATCTCGTCCTGCCCGAACGGCTGCGAGAGCGAACGGCTCAACGAGATTGGAATAACCGGCATCCAGCGGCCCATCCGGGACCCCGGGCTCTGCACGGGATGCGGAACCTGTGTTCACTATTGCCGTGAGAAAGCAATCGAGGTCGAGGATGGCGTGATCGTTCTCCAGACAAGCAAGTGCATGGAGTGCGGGTTCTGTATCATGCCCTGCCCGTTCCATCTTATCAGCGGAACGCCACCGGAATACCGGATCACGGTCGGGGGCCACCGGGGCCGCCACCCGAAGATCGGCCGGCACCTGATCGATGTGAAATTGCAGGAGGATGTACTCCGTGTCGTGGACAAGATCATCTACTGGATCTACCGGCAGGCATCCACCGGGTCGATGCTGCCGGAGCAGCTCGATGAGCTCGAGTTTGATGAATTCAAGAAAGAGATTACGAAGATGGTGCAGGGATAA
- a CDS encoding YeeE/YedE thiosulfate transporter family protein yields the protein MAETKAKNNDASSWLDTLARNPLYVGIAIGILAALVQVLLISAGGPEAYGFCVACHTRDVVNTAVNDVAGTKLAVAAISQNAILPVLTVVGVLIGAFISAKAYTEFRTKTGNAASYLWYAIGGLLFMIFALFMGGCPYRIGLRIGYGDVVAFIGLLGIIAGVLIGIKVATRLMEREA from the coding sequence ATGGCCGAAACCAAGGCGAAAAACAATGACGCTTCATCGTGGCTGGACACTCTTGCCCGGAACCCGCTCTATGTCGGGATCGCAATCGGTATCCTCGCTGCGCTTGTGCAGGTCCTCCTGATCAGTGCGGGCGGCCCGGAAGCCTACGGCTTCTGTGTTGCCTGCCACACCAGGGATGTAGTAAATACTGCAGTGAACGATGTTGCCGGAACGAAACTCGCGGTAGCAGCGATCTCGCAGAACGCAATCCTCCCGGTCCTGACCGTGGTCGGTGTCCTCATCGGGGCATTTATCTCGGCAAAAGCCTACACGGAGTTCAGGACAAAAACCGGTAACGCTGCCTCGTACCTCTGGTACGCAATCGGCGGCCTGCTTTTTATGATCTTTGCCCTTTTCATGGGAGGCTGCCCGTACCGCATCGGGCTCCGGATCGGTTACGGCGATGTGGTTGCCTTCATCGGGCTTCTCGGGATTATTGCCGGGGTCCTCATCGGTATTAAAGTGGCAACCAGGCTCATGGAGCGTGAGGCATAA
- a CDS encoding YeeE/YedE thiosulfate transporter family protein: MVAAGWLTKNIAVIAVPIVTIIIGIIIGWLGQRSGFCSIGGFRDFFLFKHTRLLYGYIALIIGAFIGYLVFWLITPSAFEHFFWLATSGFTPVPGAPAGLTVVGYIVLAVIGGIAVGIIGVLLGGCPLRQVVMTSEGNIKSLCFVIGMCIGSVVFAMWVSGWGVALLKAAGIA, from the coding sequence ATGGTAGCTGCAGGCTGGCTCACCAAGAACATTGCCGTCATCGCGGTCCCCATCGTCACGATCATAATCGGTATCATCATCGGCTGGCTCGGGCAGAGGTCCGGGTTCTGCTCGATTGGCGGTTTCCGTGACTTCTTCCTCTTCAAGCACACCCGGCTTCTCTACGGCTATATTGCGCTCATCATCGGGGCATTCATCGGTTACCTGGTATTCTGGCTGATCACCCCCTCGGCATTCGAGCACTTCTTCTGGCTTGCAACGAGCGGGTTCACTCCGGTTCCCGGTGCACCGGCGGGTCTCACGGTAGTCGGGTATATCGTTCTTGCCGTTATTGGCGGGATCGCAGTGGGTATAATCGGAGTCCTGCTCGGAGGCTGTCCGCTCAGGCAGGTTGTCATGACATCAGAAGGAAACATCAAGTCGCTCTGCTTTGTCATCGGCATGTGCATAGGCTCGGTTGTCTTCGCGATGTGGGTCTCCGGCTGGGGCGTCGCTCTCCTTAAAGCGGCAGGAATTGCGTAA
- a CDS encoding sulfurtransferase TusA family protein, whose translation MTAKNLDITGKVCPYCLLVVQKHAKALKPSDELVITCDHPPAATTTIPQFAKDEGLAIDSKKVSSGVWEIRLSKK comes from the coding sequence ATGACTGCAAAGAACCTCGATATTACCGGCAAAGTCTGCCCATACTGCCTCCTCGTGGTGCAGAAGCATGCAAAGGCCCTGAAACCTTCCGATGAACTCGTCATAACCTGCGACCATCCCCCTGCGGCGACCACGACAATCCCGCAGTTTGCGAAGGATGAGGGACTTGCGATTGACTCAAAGAAAGTATCGTCCGGCGTCTGGGAGATCCGGCTGAGTAAAAAATAA
- a CDS encoding DsrE family protein, whose product MTSHFFLLLEPLNQERLTWIEETLKYFFVKLNPENLLQHGKTRDEIFTFLISGDALYSLQDPETLAIWEIILSLPSVKIICDRQELDLRGISVERMKMKSPDQVLDHNSLSINGQTSFWKDVAKIARQHEQPVPSTIGFLQLHSPYMHRSSLYALQCLNAATEVQASVELYTYLDGVHMGHLGQNPSEFENIGKGLEELSERCTKRGLSCQMLACGRCAAARGYSTWDDGQGVVISTCTIRPFRIRNLNDTIDRFERNHIILGENVASIQLRKETQASSFSLQEKGRAPPVTILVTRFPYGTELAFGALSFAVACAYQGILTRVVFIEDGVYALTGAHRLDRETQFFNLQEVIDAVAGSANLQFFAFQPSLHRRGITKNRKMTAVLDIGVPELGQLLFTPPAGVQANHQRVIFF is encoded by the coding sequence ATGACCTCACATTTTTTCCTGCTCCTGGAGCCGCTGAATCAGGAACGACTCACCTGGATTGAGGAGACCCTGAAGTACTTCTTTGTCAAGCTGAACCCCGAGAATCTTCTCCAGCACGGGAAGACCCGGGATGAGATCTTCACGTTTCTCATCAGCGGGGATGCTCTCTACAGCCTTCAGGATCCGGAAACTCTCGCGATCTGGGAGATCATTCTCTCCCTTCCTTCCGTAAAGATCATCTGCGACCGGCAGGAACTGGATCTCCGCGGCATCTCTGTCGAACGGATGAAGATGAAGAGCCCCGACCAGGTGCTTGACCACAACAGTCTGAGCATCAATGGCCAGACCTCATTCTGGAAAGACGTAGCAAAGATCGCGCGGCAGCACGAGCAGCCGGTGCCAAGTACCATCGGGTTCCTCCAGCTCCATTCCCCCTACATGCACCGTTCCTCACTTTACGCGCTCCAGTGCCTGAACGCGGCAACGGAAGTCCAGGCGTCCGTGGAACTGTACACGTACCTCGACGGGGTCCACATGGGGCACCTGGGCCAGAACCCCTCGGAGTTCGAGAATATCGGAAAAGGGCTCGAAGAGCTGAGCGAGCGGTGCACGAAACGGGGGCTCTCCTGCCAGATGCTTGCCTGTGGCCGGTGTGCAGCTGCCCGGGGCTACAGCACCTGGGACGACGGGCAGGGAGTTGTCATCTCGACCTGCACAATCAGGCCGTTTCGGATCCGGAACCTGAACGATACTATCGACCGTTTCGAGCGTAACCACATCATTCTCGGGGAGAACGTTGCCTCTATCCAGCTCAGGAAGGAGACACAGGCCAGTTCGTTCAGCCTCCAGGAGAAAGGCCGGGCACCACCCGTCACGATTCTCGTCACCCGTTTCCCGTACGGGACCGAACTTGCGTTCGGGGCGCTCTCGTTCGCGGTTGCCTGTGCGTACCAGGGTATCCTGACCCGGGTAGTCTTTATTGAGGACGGGGTATATGCCCTGACGGGTGCCCACCGGCTCGACCGGGAAACCCAGTTTTTCAATCTCCAGGAAGTGATCGACGCGGTGGCAGGCAGCGCCAACCTTCAATTCTTCGCGTTCCAGCCATCCCTTCACCGCCGGGGCATTACGAAGAACAGGAAGATGACGGCAGTCCTTGATATCGGTGTCCCTGAACTGGGCCAGCTCCTCTTCACCCCTCCCGCAGGTGTCCAGGCGAACCACCAGAGAGTAATCTTCTTCTGA
- a CDS encoding acyl-CoA dehydratase activase: MTPVLVHGDTGSGAAAGLDIGSTRIKVVIYNGSSCITRMADASWDPESVALSLLTLASRDAGLPAPPEILATTGYGRRCLKIPALTFTEIATHARGAFHLVPGCRFVVDIGGQDAKGIRLSAEGRVEDFVMNDKCAAGTGRFLSTMGQALDVPLDHMGSYAAGIEPHRINAMCTVFAESEVISLINQGVDRNAIIAGLHASIARRTASMIASLHPVPPIVFTGGVSQNCDIVSRLEKELGNPIVVPKDAVYAGAIGAALLAWEHRNDIGKKES, from the coding sequence ATGACCCCCGTTCTGGTCCACGGCGATACCGGTTCCGGAGCGGCAGCCGGCCTTGACATAGGCTCAACCCGGATCAAGGTAGTGATCTACAATGGGTCATCCTGTATCACAAGGATGGCGGACGCTTCCTGGGATCCCGAGTCTGTCGCGCTCAGCCTGCTCACATTGGCAAGCAGGGACGCCGGGCTCCCCGCACCTCCCGAGATTCTGGCAACGACCGGGTATGGACGACGGTGCCTGAAGATCCCGGCCCTGACCTTCACAGAGATCGCCACCCACGCAAGGGGTGCATTCCATCTCGTACCCGGGTGCCGGTTCGTGGTAGATATCGGGGGACAGGACGCCAAAGGCATCCGTCTTTCTGCCGAAGGACGGGTGGAAGACTTCGTGATGAACGACAAATGTGCGGCAGGAACCGGCAGGTTCCTCTCGACCATGGGGCAGGCGCTCGATGTTCCATTGGATCACATGGGATCGTATGCTGCCGGTATCGAACCGCACCGGATCAATGCAATGTGCACCGTCTTTGCCGAATCGGAAGTGATCAGCCTGATCAACCAGGGGGTTGACAGGAATGCAATCATTGCCGGCCTTCACGCATCCATTGCCCGGCGGACGGCCTCGATGATAGCCTCCCTGCACCCGGTGCCCCCGATCGTCTTTACCGGGGGCGTATCACAGAATTGCGACATTGTCAGCCGCCTCGAAAAGGAACTAGGTAATCCCATAGTTGTACCAAAGGATGCGGTGTACGCCGGAGCGATCGGTGCCGCACTCCTTGCATGGGAGCACCGGAACGATATCGGGAAAAAAGAGAGTTAG